Proteins from a single region of Mus musculus strain 129S2/SvPas chromosome 7 genomic contig, GRCm38.p6 alternate locus group 129S2/SvPas 129S2/SVPAS_MMCHR7_CTG1:
- the Olfr707 gene encoding olfactory receptor 707 (The RefSeq protein has 1 substitution compared to this genomic sequence), whose translation MGEDNRTSVTEFIFLGLSQDPQTQVLLFFLFLFIYLLTVLGNLLIIVLIHSDPRLHTPMYFFLRNLSFADLCFSTTTVPQVLVHFLVKRKTISFAGCSTQIVVLLLVGCTECALLAVMSYDRYVAVCKPLHYSTIMTHWVCVQLAAGSWASGALVSLVDTTFTLRLPYRGNNVINHFFCEPPALLKLASADTYSTEMAIFAMGVVILLAPVSLILTSYWNIVSTVIQMQSGEGRLKVFSTCGSHLIVVVLFYGSAIFAYMRPNSKIMNEKDKMISVFYSAVTPMLNPIIYSLRNKDVKGALRRITLK comes from the coding sequence ATGGGTGAAGACAACAGAACCTCTGTGACAGAATTCATCTTCCTGGGCCTCTCACAGGACCCACAGACCCAAGtcctgctcttcttcctcttcctcttcatctacCTGCTCACTGTGCTGGGAAACTTGCTGATCATCGTGCTCATCCACTCAGACCCCAGACTCCACACCCCCATGTACTTTTTCCTTAGAAACCTGTCCTTTGCAGATCTCTGCTTTTCTACTACCACAGTGCCCCAGGTGCTTGTCCacttcctggtgaagaggaagaccATTTCTTTTGCTGGATGTTCTACACAGATAGTGGTGTTGCTTCTGGTCGGATGCACAGAGTGTGCACTGCTGGCAGTGATGTCCTATGACCGATATGTGGCTGTCTGCAAACCTCTGCACTACTCCACCATCATGACACACTGGGTATGTGTTCAGCTGGCTGCAGGGTCCTGGGCCAGTGGTGCACTTGTGTCCCTGGTGGATACCACATTCACATTACGTCTTCCTTATCGAGGAAACAATGTCATTAACCACTTTTTCTGTGAACCTCCTGCCCTCCTGAAGCTGGCATCGGCAGATACATACAGCACAGAGATGGCGATCTTTGCAATGGGTGTGGTAATCCTCCTAGCACCTGTCTCCCTCATCCTCACCTCCTACTGGAACATCATCTCCACTGTAATCCAGATGCAGTCTGGGGAAGGAAGGCTCAAGGTCTTCTCcacctgtggctcccacctcattgttgttgttctcttctaCGGCTCAGCAATATTTGCCTACATGAGGCCCAACTCTAAGATAATGAATGAAAAGGATAAAATGATTTCGGTGTTCTATTCAGCAGTGACCCCGATGCTGAACCCCATCATTTACAGCCTGAGAAACAAGGATGTGAAAGGGGCTCTCAGGAGAATAACTTTAAAATAG